Proteins from one Camelina sativa cultivar DH55 chromosome 8, Cs, whole genome shotgun sequence genomic window:
- the LOC104706130 gene encoding myb-related protein 1-like isoform X1 produces the protein MYYHNQHQGKSILSSSRMPIPSERHPFLRGNGTGDSGLILSTDAKPRLKWTPDLHERFVEAVNQLGGGDKATPKTIMKVMGIPGLTLYHLKSHLQKYRLSKNPNGQANSGLNKTSVMTMVEENLPEAEESHSESLSIGPQPSMNLPISDALQMQIEVQRRLHEQLEVQRHLQLRIEAQGKYLQSILEKAQETLGRQNLGAAGIEATKAQLSELVSKVSAEYPDSSFLEPKEVQKLRHQQQMQTTYPPNSSLDSCLTSSEGTQKAPKMLENNRLGLRTYIGDSTSEQKEVMEEPFFHRMELTWAEEESIRENNNRPPPYISTMVNNGEARVLSSRRSPGRLSIGVGLQHEHRGGSSNNSEYTQERFNENGEGCKMETHTRTTLDLNTHDENYGTTTRTKQFDLNGFSWN, from the exons ATGTATTACCACAACCAGCACCAAGGAAAGAGCATCCTCTCTTCATCGAGAATGCCCATTCCTTCTGAAAGGCATCCATTCCTCCGAGGAAATGGCACAGGAGATTCTGGACTCATCCTCTCAACCGATGCAAAGCCACGACTAAAATGGACTCCAGATCTTCACGAGAGATTTGTTGAAGCGGTCAACCAGCTTGGAGGAGGAGATA AAGCTACTCCTAAGACAATCATGAAAGTCATGGGTATTCCAGGCCTTACCTTATACCATCTCAAGAGTCATCTTCAG AAATATAGGCTGAGCAAGAATCCTAATGGACAAGCCAACAGCGGTTTAAACAAGACAA GTGTGATGACCATGGTAGAAGAAAACCTCCCTGAAGCAGAGGAAAGTCACAGTGAGAGTCTAAGCATTGGACCACAGCCGAGCAT GAACTTACCCATAAGTGATGCACTTCAAATGCAAATAGAAGTTCAGAGAAGGCTACACGAGCAGCTTGAG GTACAGCGACATTTGCAGCTCAGGATAGAGGCTCAAGGAAAGTACCTGCAGTCGATCCTGGAGAAAGCACAAGAAACTCTTGGAAGACAGAACTTAGGCGCAGCTGGGATTGAAGCAACAAAAGCTCAACTCTCAGAATTAGTATCTAAAGTGTCAGCAGAATATCCAGACTCTAGTTTCCTAGAACCGAAAGAAGTGCAGAAGCTACGCCATCAACAACAGATGCAAACAACTTATCCGCCTAACTCCTCCCTTGACAGTTGCCTAACCTCAAGTGAAGGAACCCAAAAAGCACCAAAGATGCTTGAGAACAACAGATTGGGACTAAGAACATACATCGGAGACTCAACTTCAGAGCAGAAAGAGGTAATGGAAGAACCATTCTTCCATAGAATGGAGCTCACATGggcagaagaagaaagcatcAGAGAGAATAATAACAGGCCACCACCATATATTTCCACAATGGTTAACAACGGAGAAGCAAGAGTCTTGTCTTCAAGAAGAAGCCCTGGAAGATTGTCAATAGGAGTTGGGTTACAACATGAACACAGAGGAGGGAGTAGCAACAACAGCGAGTATACACAAGAAAGATTCAACGAGAATGGTGAAGGTTGCAAGATGGAAACACACACGAGAACAACGCTAGATCTCAATACACACGACGAAAACTATGGCACAACAACGCGTACGAAACAGTTTGATTTGAATGGTTTTAGCTGGAACTGA
- the LOC104706130 gene encoding myb-related protein 1-like isoform X3: MYYHNQHQGKSILSSSRMPIPSERHPFLRGNGTGDSGLILSTDAKPRLKWTPDLHERFVEAVNQLGGGDKATPKTIMKVMGIPGLTLYHLKSHLQKYRLSKNPNGQANSGLNKTSVMTMVEENLPEAEESHSESLSIGPQPSMNLPISDALQMQIEVQRRLHEQLELRIEAQGKYLQSILEKAQETLGRQNLGAAGIEATKAQLSELVSKVSAEYPDSSFLEPKEVQKLRHQQQMQTTYPPNSSLDSCLTSSEGTQKAPKMLENNRLGLRTYIGDSTSEQKEVMEEPFFHRMELTWAEEESIRENNNRPPPYISTMVNNGEARVLSSRRSPGRLSIGVGLQHEHRGGSSNNSEYTQERFNENGEGCKMETHTRTTLDLNTHDENYGTTTRTKQFDLNGFSWN, translated from the exons ATGTATTACCACAACCAGCACCAAGGAAAGAGCATCCTCTCTTCATCGAGAATGCCCATTCCTTCTGAAAGGCATCCATTCCTCCGAGGAAATGGCACAGGAGATTCTGGACTCATCCTCTCAACCGATGCAAAGCCACGACTAAAATGGACTCCAGATCTTCACGAGAGATTTGTTGAAGCGGTCAACCAGCTTGGAGGAGGAGATA AAGCTACTCCTAAGACAATCATGAAAGTCATGGGTATTCCAGGCCTTACCTTATACCATCTCAAGAGTCATCTTCAG AAATATAGGCTGAGCAAGAATCCTAATGGACAAGCCAACAGCGGTTTAAACAAGACAA GTGTGATGACCATGGTAGAAGAAAACCTCCCTGAAGCAGAGGAAAGTCACAGTGAGAGTCTAAGCATTGGACCACAGCCGAGCAT GAACTTACCCATAAGTGATGCACTTCAAATGCAAATAGAAGTTCAGAGAAGGCTACACGAGCAGCTTGAG CTCAGGATAGAGGCTCAAGGAAAGTACCTGCAGTCGATCCTGGAGAAAGCACAAGAAACTCTTGGAAGACAGAACTTAGGCGCAGCTGGGATTGAAGCAACAAAAGCTCAACTCTCAGAATTAGTATCTAAAGTGTCAGCAGAATATCCAGACTCTAGTTTCCTAGAACCGAAAGAAGTGCAGAAGCTACGCCATCAACAACAGATGCAAACAACTTATCCGCCTAACTCCTCCCTTGACAGTTGCCTAACCTCAAGTGAAGGAACCCAAAAAGCACCAAAGATGCTTGAGAACAACAGATTGGGACTAAGAACATACATCGGAGACTCAACTTCAGAGCAGAAAGAGGTAATGGAAGAACCATTCTTCCATAGAATGGAGCTCACATGggcagaagaagaaagcatcAGAGAGAATAATAACAGGCCACCACCATATATTTCCACAATGGTTAACAACGGAGAAGCAAGAGTCTTGTCTTCAAGAAGAAGCCCTGGAAGATTGTCAATAGGAGTTGGGTTACAACATGAACACAGAGGAGGGAGTAGCAACAACAGCGAGTATACACAAGAAAGATTCAACGAGAATGGTGAAGGTTGCAAGATGGAAACACACACGAGAACAACGCTAGATCTCAATACACACGACGAAAACTATGGCACAACAACGCGTACGAAACAGTTTGATTTGAATGGTTTTAGCTGGAACTGA
- the LOC104706130 gene encoding myb-related protein 1-like isoform X2, which produces MYYHNQHQGKSILSSSRMPIPSERHPFLRGNGTGDSGLILSTDAKPRLKWTPDLHERFVEAVNQLGGGDKATPKTIMKVMGIPGLTLYHLKSHLQKYRLSKNPNGQANSGLNKTSVMTMVEENLPEAEESHSESLSIGPQPSMNLPISDALQMQIEVQRRLHEQLERHLQLRIEAQGKYLQSILEKAQETLGRQNLGAAGIEATKAQLSELVSKVSAEYPDSSFLEPKEVQKLRHQQQMQTTYPPNSSLDSCLTSSEGTQKAPKMLENNRLGLRTYIGDSTSEQKEVMEEPFFHRMELTWAEEESIRENNNRPPPYISTMVNNGEARVLSSRRSPGRLSIGVGLQHEHRGGSSNNSEYTQERFNENGEGCKMETHTRTTLDLNTHDENYGTTTRTKQFDLNGFSWN; this is translated from the exons ATGTATTACCACAACCAGCACCAAGGAAAGAGCATCCTCTCTTCATCGAGAATGCCCATTCCTTCTGAAAGGCATCCATTCCTCCGAGGAAATGGCACAGGAGATTCTGGACTCATCCTCTCAACCGATGCAAAGCCACGACTAAAATGGACTCCAGATCTTCACGAGAGATTTGTTGAAGCGGTCAACCAGCTTGGAGGAGGAGATA AAGCTACTCCTAAGACAATCATGAAAGTCATGGGTATTCCAGGCCTTACCTTATACCATCTCAAGAGTCATCTTCAG AAATATAGGCTGAGCAAGAATCCTAATGGACAAGCCAACAGCGGTTTAAACAAGACAA GTGTGATGACCATGGTAGAAGAAAACCTCCCTGAAGCAGAGGAAAGTCACAGTGAGAGTCTAAGCATTGGACCACAGCCGAGCAT GAACTTACCCATAAGTGATGCACTTCAAATGCAAATAGAAGTTCAGAGAAGGCTACACGAGCAGCTTGAG CGACATTTGCAGCTCAGGATAGAGGCTCAAGGAAAGTACCTGCAGTCGATCCTGGAGAAAGCACAAGAAACTCTTGGAAGACAGAACTTAGGCGCAGCTGGGATTGAAGCAACAAAAGCTCAACTCTCAGAATTAGTATCTAAAGTGTCAGCAGAATATCCAGACTCTAGTTTCCTAGAACCGAAAGAAGTGCAGAAGCTACGCCATCAACAACAGATGCAAACAACTTATCCGCCTAACTCCTCCCTTGACAGTTGCCTAACCTCAAGTGAAGGAACCCAAAAAGCACCAAAGATGCTTGAGAACAACAGATTGGGACTAAGAACATACATCGGAGACTCAACTTCAGAGCAGAAAGAGGTAATGGAAGAACCATTCTTCCATAGAATGGAGCTCACATGggcagaagaagaaagcatcAGAGAGAATAATAACAGGCCACCACCATATATTTCCACAATGGTTAACAACGGAGAAGCAAGAGTCTTGTCTTCAAGAAGAAGCCCTGGAAGATTGTCAATAGGAGTTGGGTTACAACATGAACACAGAGGAGGGAGTAGCAACAACAGCGAGTATACACAAGAAAGATTCAACGAGAATGGTGAAGGTTGCAAGATGGAAACACACACGAGAACAACGCTAGATCTCAATACACACGACGAAAACTATGGCACAACAACGCGTACGAAACAGTTTGATTTGAATGGTTTTAGCTGGAACTGA
- the LOC104706131 gene encoding uncharacterized protein LOC104706131, producing MTDSGHEIEIRCHHCAGPLTKNLETSDWTVAPFIRDSFSMIGSAVGGTASAFIGFNHAMPIVRKWIKGPMWLHFLVGAPPVIVLSSACAGLAGGTVPALAQLASSSYRAAVHSSQPPKTQEKNKIHKSTTSPL from the exons ATGACTGATTCTGGGCATGAGATCGAAATCAGATGCCATCATTGCGCTGGCCCTCTTACGAAAAATCTG GAAACCAGTGATTGGACTGTGGCTCCGTTCATCAGGGATAGCTTTTCTatg aTTGGATCAGCTGTTGGTGGTACTGCAAGTGCATTCATTGGGTTTAACCATG CAATGCCAATTGTACGCAAGTGGATAAAAGGACCCATGTGGTTACATTTTCTTGTTGGG GCACCGCCTGTTATAGTTCTTTCATCAGCCTGTGCTGGACTAGCAG GTGGCACTGTACCGGCACTGGCACAGCTCGCTTCATCTTCATATCGAGCAGCAGTCCATTCGTCTCAGCCACCAAAGAcacaagagaagaacaaaattcACAAGTCTACGACTTCTCCTCTGTAA
- the LOC104709211 gene encoding uncharacterized protein LOC104709211, which yields LANLSHYISHIAVVVVVSVFSSFKKQKRQTEKKSFKKRRSALFDYYSPLSQLSPFIPPTQIVTFHFEVLFGLDSFENQTELKTGALCCIVASRPLVTATKSSPPRIGREDDALQWRTNFSFSPAGYTRDGLEQDLTDEGHDGYALSSSSSSRQRKSLEFRFQQSPRWASISSASGGNEQQPCIVNNGVPPRPASSDPQFLNEENGSDRDGTAISTSFRSLLSLPESSAPWETPSKQPYNLTHCSYSQVFCNPVSDFENPEPDNTQQDSSTNPDSSLLMLSARNHQGSPVDEASPNSNSNDMLLDVERSNETEVENPNFEPESPTHQRCGVCKKLLSQKSPWCSNKILRSRDMPAAGVFPCHHIYHVECLDKVTPTAQTRDPLCPVCSNTIGTMEQPLIAPETLQMALRSLRRSHTAAVRPETASNTSNSNNQRRHSRRRSHKWEKLSCCLNISFSSSS from the exons TTGGCCAATCTCTCTCATTACATAAGTCATATagccgtcgtcgtcgtcgtctctgtcttctcttctttcaagaaacaaaagagacagacagagaaaaaaagttttaaaaaaagaagaagtgcgCTCTTTGATTACTACTCTCCTCTGAGCCAGCTCTCGCCGTTTATACCTCCAACCCAGATTGTCACTTTCCATTTTGAAG TATTGTTTGGACTTGACAGCTTTGAGAATCAAACAGAGCTCAAAACGGGTGCACTCTGTTGTATTGTGGCCTCAAGGCCACTTGTTACTGCAACAAAATCATCACCACCCCGAATAGGAAGGGAAGATGATGCCCTGCAATGGCGGACAAATTTCAGCTTCTCACCTGCTGGATATACTAGAGATGGTTTGGAACAGGATTTGACCGATGAGGGTCACGACGGTTATGCATTGTCCTCGAGCAGCAGCAGTAGACAAAGAAAAAGTTTGGAATTCAGATTTCAGCAATCCCCAAGATGGGCTTCAATATCATCTGCTTCTGGTGGGAATGAACAGCAACCCTGCATTGTTAACAATGGTGTACCGCCAAGACCAGCTAGCTCAGATCCTCAATTCTTGAATGAG GAGAATGGTTCTGATAGAGATGGTACAGCCATCTCAACGAGTTTTAGGTCTTTGCTGTCTCTCCCAGAGTCATCTGCCCCATGGGAGACTCCAAGCAAGCAGCCATACAACCTTACTCACTGCTCTTACTCTCAAGTCTTCTGCAACCCGGTTTCAGATTTCGAGAATCCTGAACCTGATAATACGCAACAAGACTCATCCACAAATCCCGACTCCAGTCTTCTTATGTTGTCCGCGAGAAACCATCAAGGCTCACCAGTAGATGAAGCATCACCAAACTCAAATAGCAATGACATGTTGCTGGATGTAGAAAGATCCAATGAAACAGAAGTCGAAAACCCAAATTTCGAACCAGAATCACCAACACACCAGAGATGCGGGGTTTGCAAGAAGCTTTTATCTCAGAAATCTCCATGGTGCTCAAACAAGATACTGAGATCCAGAGACATGCCAGCCGCTGGCGTTTTCCCCTGCCACCACATTTACCATGTCGAATGTCTAGACAAAGTAACGCCAACAGCTCAAACCCGAGACCCACTATGTCCTGTTTGCTCAAACACCATTGGAACAATGGAGCAGCCACTGATAGCCCCTGAAACATTGCAAATGGCTCTGAGATCTCTCAGAAGAAGCCACACAGCAGCTGTAAGGCCAGAGACAGCAAGTAACACTAGCAATAGCAACAATCAAAGAAGACACAGTAGGAGAAGAAGCCACAAATGGGAAAAACTCAGCTGCTGTTTAAATATAagcttctcatcttcttcctag